One region of Fimbriiglobus ruber genomic DNA includes:
- a CDS encoding CHAT domain-containing protein — translation MQPALVMCVTLLLAAPPPTPGDALQRADALADAEKPGEAEPFYLAATRSDDPFTRRQAFVRLMGVYVKSGRQDRAVKLAETYRVWLRKVRDASGEAELDVVVGDCYLGLGHHDEADRRYAAALAVGYDISTAGRLAALRGRAEVADQKKNAPAAKQRWVELEATARTAEETATRALDTTFRVRAARYLAEALHHRGETTAALGVLAPLPALHDRLGDPLGRRDTQRQRANLLAANGHYPEAAPLFEEALALHRKHAKERRMTAGDVLAEWTEAAGAAGRRDEATRLRAEAESEFKAILDKPTLVDLEAGGPLAAFVKLQLLTRSARQFRKALDLSRNAGERWSSDVLLEVRLKADRGGLELLAASYQTARTLLRKVLADLDATDPPDLRALPQVLVNLATAELAGDAPNKAAPLLDRCVDVYRRFKLPDDSVRAECEYLRGATAAQRGDYAAAMSLFRAGLALCVTVGPSAEPVRFNLLLNMALIHQEQGDTNTALAELTGAVKSLATFAEPDDLNFGLIDAVRADLYLSQAKIEPALALVPRIEEICGKHAIRGGYLFSTARHVRAIDLLAHGEAAKAEAVWADLAVLQRNEGQLLLARTLNYYGAAAEVVGRDADAAVRYQEARTFQTTRSWVAPVTRAITLWRLAVLADKGGRKAEAKKLLAEVFDIADRARLNTFGEAGQRAQFFAQFREQFELLAGWHARDGEGDALLEVIAKSRSRTLLDQILAAGVDPRDNLAGPERDKLLAREVGARRTVSRLRAKAQLLPAGQSDDPVVIQSLKDLESAQQVYASVWLEIVNADPVTRALTSSGQPGKGGGLRIEELGARTAVLAYFIGRDESFAVLRPGGAARAEIFRLALPTVVSEGIGDVPAASAEVASGLRGLALRPSTPQPDRPPPLGGPAVALTDAAAARLIDHYLRMIADPGFNPARGMSLAPREPKRAPTHAPAEMLGDVLIPPPLRDRLRAIAPDRLVVVPDGPLHKIPLESLTLSGGPGVRYGLDELPPIVYTPSLGVLTVVMDRPRRAVTDPSLLTVGDPTYSTDLATRGVSTVGNTPGRNLPRLPFTRVESKRVREFFPPDRVTVLEGGAATEKNVTTEIPGKQFVHLAAHGFADKRFGNLFAAIALAPPPVGEDAPENDGYLTLHEIHRLKLAKCELTVLSACVTNVGPQRPLEAGVTLAGAFLCAGSRRVLATCWSVDDRATAELMGEFFRIMRAPNGVMRPSPGALKAARIKVRSTPGWNAPFFWAPFVYLGSPN, via the coding sequence ATGCAACCCGCGCTCGTCATGTGCGTGACCTTACTCCTAGCCGCTCCCCCCCCGACGCCCGGCGACGCCCTCCAGCGCGCCGACGCACTGGCCGACGCCGAGAAACCGGGGGAGGCCGAGCCGTTTTATTTGGCCGCCACCCGCTCGGACGACCCGTTCACACGCCGCCAGGCGTTCGTCCGTCTGATGGGGGTGTACGTCAAGTCCGGCCGCCAGGACCGCGCGGTGAAACTGGCGGAAACCTACCGCGTGTGGCTGCGCAAAGTCCGCGACGCGAGCGGGGAAGCGGAACTCGATGTCGTGGTCGGTGATTGCTACCTCGGCCTCGGTCACCACGACGAGGCCGACCGGCGGTACGCCGCGGCTCTGGCGGTGGGTTACGACATCAGCACGGCCGGCCGGTTGGCTGCCCTCCGGGGCCGGGCCGAAGTGGCCGATCAAAAGAAAAACGCGCCGGCGGCCAAGCAACGATGGGTCGAGTTAGAAGCTACGGCCCGGACCGCGGAGGAGACGGCCACGCGCGCCCTGGACACCACGTTTCGGGTGCGGGCGGCGCGGTATCTGGCCGAGGCCCTTCACCACCGCGGGGAGACGACCGCGGCGCTCGGGGTTCTCGCCCCCTTGCCCGCTCTACACGATCGGCTCGGGGACCCACTCGGACGGCGTGACACCCAGCGCCAGCGGGCGAACTTGCTCGCGGCAAACGGTCACTACCCGGAGGCCGCCCCACTGTTCGAGGAGGCGCTGGCACTCCACCGCAAACATGCGAAAGAGCGGCGGATGACGGCCGGTGACGTTCTGGCCGAGTGGACCGAGGCGGCGGGGGCGGCCGGCCGGCGCGACGAGGCGACCCGCCTCCGGGCGGAGGCCGAGAGTGAATTCAAAGCCATCCTTGACAAGCCGACACTCGTCGATTTGGAGGCGGGTGGGCCGTTGGCCGCCTTCGTCAAACTTCAACTCCTGACGCGGTCGGCTCGCCAGTTCCGAAAGGCCCTCGACTTAAGCCGCAACGCCGGCGAGCGGTGGTCGTCGGACGTTCTTTTGGAAGTAAGATTGAAGGCCGATCGGGGTGGACTGGAATTGCTCGCCGCCTCGTACCAGACGGCCCGCACGTTGTTGAGGAAAGTCCTCGCCGACCTCGACGCCACGGACCCGCCCGACCTCCGGGCATTGCCCCAGGTACTGGTGAATTTGGCAACCGCGGAACTGGCCGGCGACGCCCCGAACAAGGCCGCCCCTCTGCTCGACCGGTGCGTGGACGTGTACCGCCGGTTCAAACTCCCGGACGACTCGGTCCGGGCAGAATGCGAATACCTCCGCGGCGCAACTGCGGCCCAGCGGGGCGACTATGCGGCCGCGATGTCGCTCTTCCGCGCCGGGCTGGCGCTTTGCGTTACCGTCGGCCCGTCCGCCGAACCGGTCCGATTTAACCTTCTGCTGAATATGGCCTTAATTCACCAGGAGCAGGGAGATACGAACACGGCCTTGGCCGAACTGACGGGGGCCGTGAAGTCGCTGGCGACTTTCGCCGAGCCCGACGATTTGAACTTCGGCCTCATCGATGCGGTGCGCGCCGACCTGTACCTCAGCCAGGCGAAAATCGAGCCGGCCCTCGCCTTGGTTCCGCGGATCGAGGAGATATGTGGCAAGCACGCGATCCGGGGGGGCTACTTGTTCTCAACCGCCCGCCACGTCCGTGCGATCGACCTACTGGCCCATGGCGAGGCGGCGAAGGCCGAGGCGGTGTGGGCGGACCTGGCCGTTCTCCAGCGGAACGAGGGGCAGCTTCTACTCGCCCGTACCTTGAATTATTACGGCGCGGCGGCCGAGGTCGTGGGCCGCGACGCAGACGCGGCCGTGCGGTATCAAGAAGCCCGCACCTTCCAGACGACTCGTTCGTGGGTCGCGCCCGTCACCCGTGCGATTACCCTCTGGCGCCTCGCCGTCTTGGCCGACAAGGGGGGGCGAAAAGCCGAAGCAAAGAAACTGCTAGCCGAGGTGTTTGACATCGCCGACCGGGCGAGACTGAACACGTTCGGGGAGGCCGGGCAGCGGGCCCAATTCTTCGCCCAGTTCCGAGAGCAGTTCGAGCTACTGGCCGGTTGGCACGCCCGGGACGGGGAAGGTGACGCGTTGCTCGAGGTCATCGCGAAGAGCCGCAGCCGAACGCTCCTCGACCAAATCCTCGCCGCTGGCGTCGATCCCCGCGATAACCTCGCCGGGCCGGAACGGGACAAACTCCTCGCCCGGGAGGTCGGGGCCCGGCGAACCGTATCGCGCTTGCGGGCGAAAGCCCAACTCCTGCCCGCGGGACAATCGGACGATCCGGTGGTGATACAATCTTTGAAGGACCTGGAATCAGCCCAGCAGGTATACGCCAGCGTCTGGCTTGAGATCGTTAACGCCGACCCGGTAACGCGCGCGTTGACCAGCTCAGGTCAACCGGGTAAAGGGGGCGGACTACGTATCGAGGAACTCGGCGCGAGGACCGCAGTTTTGGCTTACTTCATTGGTCGGGATGAGAGCTTCGCGGTCCTCCGGCCCGGTGGGGCCGCCCGCGCGGAAATTTTCCGACTCGCTTTACCGACTGTGGTGTCTGAGGGGATTGGTGACGTACCCGCCGCCAGCGCGGAAGTAGCTTCCGGCCTCCGCGGACTCGCCCTTCGCCCTTCGACCCCTCAGCCGGACCGTCCGCCGCCGTTGGGCGGTCCGGCCGTCGCGCTGACCGACGCGGCGGCAGCGCGACTAATCGACCATTACCTCCGGATGATCGCCGACCCGGGATTCAATCCCGCGCGGGGAATGTCCCTAGCCCCCCGAGAGCCCAAGCGGGCACCAACGCATGCTCCGGCGGAAATGTTGGGTGATGTCCTCATCCCGCCACCACTCCGCGACCGCTTACGGGCGATCGCCCCCGACCGGCTGGTCGTGGTCCCCGACGGCCCGTTGCACAAAATTCCCCTCGAAAGTCTCACGCTATCCGGCGGGCCTGGTGTGCGGTATGGATTGGACGAACTTCCTCCGATCGTTTACACACCATCCCTGGGGGTTCTGACGGTGGTCATGGATCGCCCCCGGCGTGCCGTTACTGACCCGTCACTCCTGACGGTCGGCGACCCCACTTACTCGACCGACCTTGCTACTCGGGGTGTTTCCACGGTGGGAAACACCCCGGGTAGGAATCTTCCACGCCTGCCGTTTACCCGCGTCGAGAGTAAACGGGTACGGGAATTTTTCCCGCCGGACAGGGTCACGGTCTTAGAAGGGGGTGCCGCCACCGAGAAGAACGTCACGACCGAAATTCCGGGCAAACAATTCGTCCACCTAGCTGCCCACGGCTTTGCGGACAAACGGTTCGGAAACCTGTTCGCCGCTATCGCCCTAGCTCCTCCCCCGGTCGGCGAGGACGCACCCGAAAATGACGGATATCTGACGCTCCACGAGATCCATCGACTAAAATTAGCCAAGTGTGAACTGACTGTGCTGAGTGCATGCGTGACGAATGTGGGCCCGCAGCGGCCGCTGGAGGCCGGGGTCACGTTGGCGGGAGCATTTCTTTGTGCAGGCTCCCGGCGTGTACTCGCGACATGCTGGTCGGTCGACGACCGGGCGACGGCCGAACTCATGGGCGAATTTTTCCGGATCATGCGAGCGCCCAACGGTGTGATGCGGCCCTCGCCGGGCGCGCTCAAGGCAGCTCGGATAAAGGTCCGGTCAACTCCCGGGTGGAACGCCCCATTCTTTTGGGCACCCTTTGTATATCTGGGTAGCCCAAACTGA
- a CDS encoding serine/threonine-protein kinase has product MDPNATRLTTPDATPPSDDSRPPSGSPFPTGAWGGLPAKPPAKPSGRETLDRGGHVLGQYEVLGEIARGGMGVVYKARQRGLDRVVALKMVLGTDLGQPANVRRFVQEARAAAALDHPNVVPIYDSGELDGRVFFTMAYVDGPDLKAHIGAHGVPSLANALLLFAQIASGVGHAHKHGIIHRDLKPGNVLIDKDGRPRITDFGLAKRGTGDSQLTGTGQIMGTPAYMPPEQARGAKDIGPAADVYSLGAVLYFLLTGRPPFEGETITDLLIKVVSESPIPPRTSHPDIPPEVEAVCMRCLAKDPTGRYTDANALFVGLTELTDRYVPRSAPRLVSLSDMVNAKPVPAGGESGNISAEKNTVTISPPNTPAPRRKVTALSGVAATLVVAGVLVAVARPWSNFTRPGIPTRPSLAAEEAHRSPPPPADTGPVNTVAWPSPVKSDFSLTVELLAPTVKRDNVLLLANKSPLEIRLRAEVDCTAAVWSIQPDGVIVQLFPNTYDQNGRLKAGEARTVPGNAKYAIETTPTIGSGAEQIRVVATTDEMPPLPSGQRSGEYALFNTDDGRRQVVALRGLVVKPTRNKDQSVPKIAEVELKYRVISR; this is encoded by the coding sequence ATGGACCCGAACGCGACCCGGCTAACCACGCCCGACGCCACCCCTCCTTCGGACGACAGCCGGCCGCCGAGTGGGAGTCCGTTTCCGACCGGCGCATGGGGAGGCCTACCCGCGAAGCCTCCGGCGAAGCCGTCCGGACGCGAAACGCTCGATCGAGGCGGCCACGTGCTCGGCCAATACGAGGTTCTCGGGGAGATCGCGCGGGGCGGCATGGGTGTCGTCTATAAGGCTCGGCAACGCGGGTTGGATCGGGTGGTTGCTTTGAAAATGGTCTTGGGGACCGACCTCGGCCAGCCGGCAAACGTCCGGCGGTTCGTTCAGGAAGCCCGGGCCGCCGCCGCCCTTGACCACCCGAACGTGGTCCCGATCTACGATTCCGGCGAACTCGACGGCCGCGTCTTTTTCACGATGGCCTATGTCGACGGCCCGGACCTCAAGGCACACATCGGGGCGCACGGCGTCCCGTCCCTGGCCAACGCCTTACTCCTCTTCGCGCAAATCGCGTCCGGGGTGGGGCACGCACACAAACACGGGATCATCCACCGCGACCTAAAGCCCGGAAACGTATTGATCGACAAGGACGGCCGGCCGCGGATCACCGACTTCGGCCTGGCCAAGCGGGGGACGGGCGATTCCCAGTTGACCGGGACCGGTCAAATCATGGGAACCCCAGCGTACATGCCTCCCGAACAGGCTCGAGGGGCGAAGGACATCGGTCCGGCCGCCGATGTTTACTCTCTCGGAGCGGTCCTCTATTTCCTACTAACAGGGCGGCCGCCGTTCGAAGGGGAGACGATTACCGATCTATTGATCAAGGTGGTGTCGGAATCCCCCATCCCGCCCCGCACCAGTCACCCGGACATCCCCCCCGAAGTCGAGGCCGTCTGCATGAGATGTCTGGCGAAAGACCCGACCGGCCGGTACACCGACGCCAACGCTCTCTTTGTTGGGCTGACGGAACTGACGGACCGGTACGTTCCCCGGTCGGCCCCCCGGCTGGTCTCCTTATCAGACATGGTGAACGCGAAACCGGTCCCCGCCGGTGGAGAATCCGGGAACATCTCGGCCGAGAAAAATACCGTCACCATTTCCCCACCGAATACCCCGGCCCCGCGTCGAAAAGTGACGGCTCTGTCCGGCGTGGCGGCTACCCTTGTGGTCGCCGGTGTTCTGGTCGCAGTAGCGCGACCGTGGTCGAACTTTACCCGTCCGGGTATCCCCACCAGACCCTCTCTGGCCGCAGAAGAGGCTCACAGATCTCCCCCGCCGCCGGCCGACACAGGGCCGGTCAACACAGTGGCCTGGCCGTCTCCCGTCAAATCCGACTTCTCTCTAACAGTAGAATTGCTCGCGCCTACGGTAAAGCGTGACAATGTGCTCCTACTGGCGAACAAATCACCACTCGAGATCCGTCTGCGCGCCGAAGTCGATTGCACGGCGGCGGTCTGGTCGATTCAGCCGGACGGTGTAATCGTTCAGCTATTTCCGAACACGTACGATCAAAACGGGCGGCTTAAAGCGGGCGAGGCCCGGACCGTGCCCGGCAACGCGAAATACGCGATCGAAACGACGCCGACAATCGGTTCCGGGGCCGAACAGATTCGCGTCGTGGCGACGACCGACGAAATGCCACCGCTCCCCTCCGGCCAACGGAGTGGTGAATACGCATTGTTCAACACGGACGATGGGCGCCGCCAGGTAGTCGCTCTCCGGGGTCTCGTGGTCAAACCGACGCGGAACAAAGACCAAAGCGTTCCGAAGATCGCGGAGGTAGAACTCAAATATCGCGTGATTTCGCGCTAG